A window of the Nibribacter ruber genome harbors these coding sequences:
- a CDS encoding TonB-dependent receptor produces the protein MKRVLALLVGCLLPWFAMAQITLSSYDSVDVTLSGRVIDAATRQPLVGSTIYIQQISLQTQSGADGRFQFVNLLAGDYLVRISHVGYGTVTEYIELGESQNQEFALTRDNLTTKEVLVTATRANEKTGTTYSNVSKEEIQSRNFGQDLPYLLENTPSLVTNSDAGAGVGYTGLRIRGSDITRINVTVNGIPVNDAESHGVFFVNMPDFASSLQDVQIQRGVGTSSNGPGAFGASLNLQTQDASQEAYARTDNAFGSYNTWKNNVQFGTGLLGGKFAVDGRLSRVSSDGYIDRATSDLKSFYVSGSYYGAKDFLKLVVFGGKEITYQAWNGVDEETLKTNRTFNSAGTDYGSTEIPYDNEVDDYQQNHYQLHYGHSFSPQWTLNGALHYTRGFGFYEQFKVNEKFANYNIPVADGSTVKRTDLVRQKWLDNHFYGTTFSLQYQGLGRLSATLGGGWNRYAGDHYGEVIWAQYASTIRPNHRYYENDAQKTDFNVYGKVNLAVTDQLGLFTDLQVRTVDYKIDGFDDDRRDVTTRADYAFFNPKAGITYNITNNHNLYASVAVGNREPTRSDFTDRPANDVAKPERLVDWEAGYRFNQSLGQVAGQSLLFRSDLTYFYMDYKDQLVLTGQLNDVGTALRTNIPESYRTGVELSGNLFIGEFVDVTTNLSFSRNRIKQFTEVLPIDYNPEDVVVNEYDETTIAYSPSVVTSSQIQVRPLTGLRVAFQYKTVSEQFLDNTASQNRRLSPYGIGDAHVFYTFKPVSWMKEVEVGLLVNNVFNKEYEANGYTFTELYDGDPNRYDYNYYFPQAPRNFLAQVSLRF, from the coding sequence ATGAAAAGAGTATTAGCCCTGCTTGTGGGCTGTCTGTTGCCTTGGTTTGCCATGGCACAAATTACGCTGTCTTCTTATGATTCTGTAGACGTCACCTTATCTGGCCGCGTAATAGACGCCGCCACCCGCCAGCCGTTGGTGGGCAGTACCATTTACATCCAGCAGATAAGTCTGCAAACCCAGAGCGGCGCAGACGGGCGCTTTCAATTTGTCAACCTTCTAGCTGGCGACTATTTGGTAAGAATCAGCCATGTGGGCTACGGCACCGTGACAGAGTACATAGAGTTGGGTGAAAGCCAGAACCAGGAGTTTGCCCTCACGCGCGACAACCTCACTACCAAAGAAGTATTGGTGACGGCCACCCGCGCCAATGAGAAAACCGGCACCACCTACAGCAACGTGAGCAAAGAAGAAATCCAGAGCCGAAATTTCGGTCAGGACCTGCCCTATCTGCTGGAAAACACGCCGTCATTGGTCACCAACTCAGACGCCGGGGCGGGTGTGGGCTATACCGGCTTGCGCATACGGGGCTCAGACATTACCCGCATTAACGTGACCGTGAATGGCATACCAGTGAACGACGCCGAGAGCCACGGTGTCTTCTTTGTGAACATGCCTGACTTTGCTTCTTCTTTGCAGGACGTGCAGATACAGCGAGGCGTGGGTACCTCCAGCAACGGACCCGGAGCCTTCGGGGCAAGCCTGAACCTGCAGACCCAAGACGCCAGCCAGGAAGCGTATGCGCGCACGGACAACGCCTTTGGCTCTTACAACACCTGGAAAAACAACGTACAGTTTGGTACCGGCCTGCTGGGTGGAAAGTTTGCGGTTGACGGCCGTCTATCCAGAGTCTCTTCTGACGGCTACATTGACCGCGCCACCTCAGACCTTAAGTCCTTTTATGTGTCTGGCAGTTACTACGGCGCTAAGGATTTCTTGAAACTGGTGGTCTTTGGCGGAAAGGAAATCACCTACCAGGCATGGAACGGGGTAGACGAAGAAACCCTTAAAACCAACCGCACCTTTAACTCTGCGGGCACAGACTATGGTAGCACAGAAATACCCTATGACAACGAGGTAGACGACTATCAACAGAACCATTATCAATTACACTATGGCCATTCCTTCAGTCCGCAATGGACGCTGAACGGAGCTTTGCACTATACACGGGGCTTCGGGTTTTATGAGCAATTCAAAGTGAATGAGAAATTCGCCAATTACAACATTCCGGTGGCTGATGGCAGTACCGTGAAAAGAACGGACTTAGTGCGCCAGAAGTGGCTGGACAATCATTTCTACGGAACCACTTTCTCTTTGCAGTACCAAGGCCTGGGCAGATTGTCGGCTACGTTGGGAGGGGGCTGGAACCGGTATGCCGGAGACCATTACGGCGAGGTAATTTGGGCGCAGTACGCTTCTACCATTAGACCCAACCACCGCTACTATGAGAACGATGCCCAGAAAACCGACTTCAACGTGTATGGCAAGGTAAACCTGGCCGTCACGGACCAACTAGGCTTGTTCACTGACCTGCAGGTGCGTACCGTGGATTATAAGATTGACGGCTTTGACGATGACCGCCGCGACGTAACCACCCGCGCTGATTATGCTTTCTTCAACCCCAAAGCCGGTATCACCTACAACATCACCAACAACCACAACCTGTACGCATCCGTGGCGGTGGGCAACCGTGAACCTACGCGTTCTGATTTCACAGACCGTCCGGCCAATGACGTGGCCAAACCAGAGCGCCTGGTGGACTGGGAAGCCGGTTACCGTTTCAACCAAAGCCTGGGCCAAGTGGCAGGCCAGTCATTGCTGTTCCGCTCAGATTTGACGTATTTTTACATGGACTACAAAGATCAATTGGTCTTAACGGGTCAGCTGAATGATGTGGGAACGGCACTTAGAACCAACATCCCAGAAAGCTATAGAACCGGCGTAGAGCTGTCGGGTAACCTGTTCATTGGCGAGTTTGTGGATGTGACTACCAACCTGTCCTTCTCCAGAAACCGCATCAAGCAGTTCACCGAGGTCCTGCCTATTGACTATAACCCAGAGGATGTGGTAGTAAATGAGTACGATGAAACCACCATTGCCTATTCGCCTAGCGTAGTGACGTCTTCACAGATTCAGGTGAGACCCCTGACCGGTTTGCGCGTGGCTTTCCAGTACAAGACCGTGAGTGAGCAATTCCTGGACAATACCGCCAGCCAGAACCGAAGATTATCACCGTATGGCATAGGGGATGCCCACGTGTTCTACACCTTCAAACCGGTTTCTTGGATGAAGGAAGTAGAAGTGGGATTGCTGGTGAACAACGTCTTCAATAAAGAGTATGAGGCCAACGGCTACACCTTCACAGAGCTATACGATGGTGACCCGAACCGCTATGATTACAACTATTATTTCCCCCAAGCGCCACGTAACTTCCTGGCTCAGGTAAGCCTTCGTTTTTAA
- a CDS encoding acyl-CoA dehydrogenase family protein: MASDTSGFTDYFNIDDLLTDEHKLIRQTMRDFVKREISPNIEKWAQDAHFPSEIVKKFGDVGAFGPTIPTEYGGGGLDYISYGLIMQEIERGDSGMRSTASVQGSLVMYPIYAYGSEEQRNKYLPKLASGEWLGCFGLTEPDHGSNPGGMTTNIKDMGDHYLLNGAKLWISNSPESQVAVVWAKNEEGRIKGVIVERGMEGFTAPEIHNKWSLRASVTGELVFDNVKVPKENLLPNIDGLKGPLGCLDSARYGIAWGAIGAAIDCYESALKYAKERIQFGKPIASFQLIQKKLAEMITEITKAQLMVWRLGMLKNEGKATTQQISMAKRNSVDMALHIAREARQIHGGMGITGEYPIMRHMMNLESVITYEGTHDIHLLITGADITGIQAFK, translated from the coding sequence ATGGCTTCTGATACTTCTGGTTTCACAGATTACTTTAACATAGATGACCTCCTGACAGATGAGCACAAGCTTATCCGACAGACCATGCGTGACTTTGTCAAGCGCGAAATCTCCCCAAATATTGAGAAGTGGGCGCAGGACGCACATTTTCCTTCTGAGATTGTCAAGAAGTTTGGCGACGTAGGCGCCTTTGGTCCTACCATTCCCACAGAATACGGCGGGGGCGGACTGGACTACATCAGCTACGGCCTCATCATGCAGGAGATTGAGCGCGGCGACTCAGGGATGCGTTCCACGGCATCGGTGCAGGGTTCTTTGGTGATGTACCCCATCTACGCCTACGGCTCTGAGGAACAGCGCAACAAGTACCTGCCTAAGCTAGCCAGCGGCGAATGGTTGGGTTGCTTTGGCTTAACCGAGCCAGACCATGGTTCTAATCCGGGCGGAATGACCACCAACATCAAAGACATGGGTGACCATTACCTGTTGAACGGTGCCAAGCTTTGGATTTCTAACTCACCCGAAAGCCAGGTGGCGGTGGTGTGGGCCAAAAACGAGGAAGGTAGGATTAAGGGTGTCATTGTAGAGCGCGGCATGGAAGGCTTTACCGCCCCCGAAATCCACAACAAATGGAGCTTGCGTGCCTCAGTTACTGGCGAGCTGGTATTTGACAACGTGAAAGTGCCCAAGGAAAACCTTTTGCCCAACATTGATGGCCTGAAAGGACCTTTGGGATGTTTGGATTCGGCTAGATACGGTATTGCCTGGGGAGCGATTGGCGCCGCCATTGACTGTTATGAGTCTGCCTTGAAATATGCCAAAGAGCGCATTCAGTTCGGTAAACCCATTGCCAGCTTCCAGTTAATCCAGAAGAAACTAGCCGAGATGATCACCGAGATCACTAAAGCCCAATTAATGGTTTGGCGTTTAGGCATGCTTAAGAACGAAGGCAAAGCCACTACTCAGCAAATCTCCATGGCGAAGCGCAACAGCGTGGACATGGCCTTGCACATTGCCCGCGAAGCCCGCCAGATTCATGGTGGAATGGGCATTACCGGCGAGTACCCAATCATGCGCCACATGATGAACCTGGAAAGCGTGATTACCTATGAAGGCACCCATGACATCCACTTGTTGATTACTGGCGCAGACATTACCGGTATTCAGGCATTTAAGTAA
- the ruvB gene encoding Holliday junction branch migration DNA helicase RuvB: MREDYLSGEAENLSPAEKEYDKALRPLDFGDFTGQDKVVENLKIFVGAAIMRGEALDHVLLHGPPGLGKTTLSHIIANALGSNIKITSGPVLDKPSDLAGLLTNLERNDVLFIDEIHRLNPIVEEYLYSAMEDYKIDIMLDSGPNARSVQISLNPFTLIGATTRSGLLTSPLRARFGINSRLEYYDSKLLTSIVMRSSEILGAPIYEDAAFEIARRSRGTPRIANNLLRRTRDFAQIKGDGTITVDIAQFALNALDVDSNGLDEMDKRILSTIIDKFKGGPVGLSTIATACGEEAETIEEVYEPFLIQEGYIKRTSRGREATEAAYRHLGKIAPNHVRSGTLFDQAE, encoded by the coding sequence ATGAGAGAAGATTATTTAAGCGGCGAAGCCGAGAACTTATCACCCGCTGAGAAGGAGTATGACAAAGCTCTTCGGCCGCTGGACTTTGGTGACTTCACCGGCCAGGACAAAGTGGTAGAAAACCTGAAGATATTTGTGGGCGCAGCCATCATGCGCGGCGAGGCCTTGGATCACGTCCTTTTACACGGACCTCCCGGCTTGGGTAAAACCACGTTGAGCCACATCATCGCCAACGCCTTAGGCTCCAATATCAAAATCACGTCTGGCCCCGTGTTGGACAAACCCAGTGACCTAGCTGGTCTACTCACGAATCTGGAGCGCAACGACGTGCTCTTTATTGATGAGATTCACCGCCTGAACCCCATTGTAGAAGAGTACCTGTACTCGGCTATGGAGGATTATAAGATTGACATCATGCTGGATTCTGGCCCCAACGCCCGTTCCGTGCAGATTTCACTCAATCCGTTTACCTTGATTGGCGCCACAACGCGTTCTGGTTTGCTGACCTCGCCACTGCGTGCGCGCTTTGGTATCAACTCGCGTTTGGAATACTATGACTCCAAGTTGTTGACCTCTATTGTGATGCGTTCCTCAGAGATTCTGGGAGCGCCTATTTATGAGGACGCCGCTTTTGAGATTGCCCGTCGTAGCCGTGGTACGCCGCGTATTGCCAACAACCTGTTGCGCCGTACCCGTGACTTCGCGCAGATTAAGGGAGACGGTACCATTACGGTTGACATTGCCCAATTTGCCCTCAACGCCCTGGACGTAGACAGCAACGGTCTGGACGAGATGGATAAACGCATCTTGAGCACCATCATTGACAAGTTCAAAGGTGGTCCGGTGGGTCTTTCTACTATTGCCACGGCCTGCGGCGAAGAAGCCGAGACCATTGAAGAGGTATATGAGCCATTCCTGATTCAGGAAGGCTACATTAAGCGTACCAGCCGGGGCCGTGAAGCTACGGAGGCCGCGTACCGTCACCTGGGTAAAATTGCGCCTAACCACGTGCGTAGCGGTACCTTGTTTGACCAGGCTGAGTAA
- the queG gene encoding tRNA epoxyqueuosine(34) reductase QueG translates to MFNLAPKHTQLIKQKAQELGFMYCGVSKAEFLEDEAPRLENWLNQNKHGQMHYMANHFDKRLDPRLLVEGAKSVVSLLLNYFPEETQPEDTLKISKYAYGQDYHFVIKDKLKTLFNYIQEEIGEVGGRVFVDSAPVMDKVWAKKSGLGWVGKNSNLIRPGTGSFFFIAELILDLELEPDGPIKDYCGTCTKCMDACPTDAISQPYVVDGSKCISYFTIELKDQIPYEVDGKFGNWVFGCDICQDVCPWNRFSKPHQEPAFAPHPELLRLTMGDWQELTQDVFQDLFRKSAVKRTGYNGLLRNLRFVTADEKTA, encoded by the coding sequence ATGTTTAACCTCGCCCCAAAACATACGCAACTTATCAAGCAGAAGGCTCAGGAACTGGGCTTTATGTACTGCGGGGTGTCCAAGGCTGAGTTTTTAGAAGATGAGGCGCCTAGGCTGGAGAACTGGCTCAACCAGAATAAGCACGGCCAGATGCATTACATGGCCAACCATTTTGACAAGCGCCTGGACCCAAGACTACTGGTAGAAGGTGCCAAGTCGGTGGTGAGTTTGCTGTTGAATTATTTTCCAGAGGAAACGCAGCCGGAAGACACGCTCAAAATTTCAAAATACGCCTACGGGCAGGATTATCATTTTGTCATCAAAGACAAGCTTAAGACGCTATTTAATTACATTCAGGAAGAGATTGGCGAGGTAGGGGGAAGGGTGTTTGTAGACTCAGCACCGGTCATGGACAAGGTTTGGGCCAAGAAAAGCGGACTGGGCTGGGTAGGTAAGAACAGCAATTTAATACGTCCGGGAACTGGCAGTTTCTTCTTCATTGCCGAACTGATTCTGGACTTGGAGCTGGAGCCGGATGGACCCATCAAAGACTACTGCGGTACCTGTACCAAATGCATGGACGCGTGTCCTACAGACGCCATTTCACAACCGTATGTGGTAGACGGCAGCAAATGCATTTCTTATTTTACCATTGAGTTGAAAGACCAGATTCCTTATGAAGTAGACGGAAAGTTTGGGAACTGGGTGTTTGGCTGTGATATCTGCCAGGATGTGTGCCCGTGGAACCGGTTTAGCAAGCCGCACCAGGAGCCGGCCTTTGCGCCACATCCAGAGTTGCTCCGCCTCACCATGGGGGATTGGCAAGAGCTTACTCAAGATGTATTTCAGGATTTGTTCAGGAAATCTGCTGTCAAGCGCACGGGCTATAATGGATTGCTCCGGAACCTGCGCTTTGTCACAGCCGACGAGAAAACTGCCTAG
- a CDS encoding ferritin-like domain-containing protein, with translation MNIFNIIKEIEKVDPEVYDRLDPRRAVFKHFAGFGKKLAAAAVPLAFGSVLNKAYGQSTSSIREVLEYALALENLEYYFYKQAAATNLFPTAAAKTAFETIRDHEEDHVAFLRSAITSLNSGAPTTYTQASFDYSAGGLLSDTFTNYGTMLAVAQAFEDTGVRAYKGAAPSLISNDAVLQAALQIHSVEARHAAHLRRMRRDAATGGVASNKPWITLKDRGGLPAAFQGIYDGEEVTTQAGVPITGTFGSVTITAEAASEAFDEPLTMAQVLAIVDPFIK, from the coding sequence ATGAATATCTTCAACATCATCAAAGAAATAGAAAAAGTAGACCCAGAGGTATACGATCGCTTAGACCCAAGAAGAGCGGTGTTCAAGCACTTCGCCGGTTTTGGCAAGAAGCTGGCTGCCGCCGCCGTTCCATTGGCCTTCGGGTCTGTGTTGAACAAAGCCTATGGTCAGAGCACGTCGTCTATCAGAGAAGTACTGGAATACGCCCTGGCCTTAGAGAACCTGGAGTACTACTTCTACAAGCAAGCCGCTGCTACCAACCTTTTCCCTACCGCTGCGGCTAAGACGGCCTTTGAAACCATCAGAGACCATGAAGAAGACCACGTAGCCTTCTTGAGAAGCGCCATAACCAGCTTGAACAGTGGTGCCCCCACTACGTACACGCAGGCTAGCTTTGACTATTCTGCCGGTGGTCTGTTGTCTGACACTTTCACCAACTACGGCACCATGCTGGCCGTGGCCCAGGCCTTTGAAGACACTGGGGTCCGTGCCTATAAAGGTGCCGCTCCGTCTTTGATCAGCAATGACGCCGTGTTACAGGCTGCCCTGCAGATTCACTCTGTAGAAGCCCGCCACGCTGCTCACTTGCGCCGCATGCGCAGAGACGCTGCCACCGGAGGCGTAGCCTCTAACAAGCCATGGATCACGTTGAAAGACCGTGGTGGTTTGCCAGCGGCCTTCCAGGGCATTTATGACGGGGAAGAAGTGACTACGCAGGCAGGTGTGCCTATCACGGGTACTTTTGGAAGTGTAACCATCACCGCCGAGGCCGCGTCTGAGGCCTTTGACGAGCCGTTGACCATGGCCCAAGTGCTCGCGATTGTAGATCCTTTTATCAAATAG
- a CDS encoding ferritin-like domain-containing protein, translated as MAENLEPTPVDETENRINTPFNRRNFLKYTGVAMAATAVVLTTSCDDDDEDDMVVTDDSVNLGSGDVGILNYAYALEQLEAAFYTAVVALPNFNTLFPNATERASLTDIRNHEIAHREFFKKAITAAAASQIIPSLTPNLPASALASRESILATAKTFEDLGVAAYNGAGKLISAAGVAYLGIAGKIVSVEARHAAEIRDMISNGTFASGAAGVTAGNIVDENGLDVALTPMQVLALAQPFVKEKLNGSNLPTQ; from the coding sequence ATGGCAGAAAACCTAGAACCCACCCCTGTAGACGAAACAGAAAACAGGATCAACACCCCCTTCAACAGACGCAACTTCTTGAAGTACACAGGAGTGGCCATGGCCGCCACCGCGGTAGTGCTCACCACCAGCTGCGACGACGATGATGAAGATGACATGGTTGTCACCGATGACTCCGTAAACTTAGGTTCTGGAGACGTGGGCATTTTAAATTACGCCTATGCGCTGGAGCAACTGGAAGCCGCCTTCTACACGGCCGTAGTCGCTTTGCCTAACTTCAACACCTTGTTTCCTAATGCCACTGAGAGAGCCTCTTTGACCGACATTAGAAACCATGAGATTGCGCACCGCGAGTTTTTCAAAAAAGCCATCACCGCCGCGGCCGCCAGCCAGATCATTCCAAGCCTTACGCCTAACCTGCCGGCCAGCGCCTTGGCTAGCCGTGAGTCCATCCTGGCCACCGCCAAAACCTTTGAAGACCTGGGAGTAGCCGCCTACAACGGCGCTGGCAAGCTAATCTCTGCCGCCGGGGTTGCGTACCTGGGCATTGCCGGTAAAATTGTTTCTGTAGAGGCCCGTCACGCCGCCGAAATCAGGGACATGATTTCTAACGGAACCTTCGCCAGTGGTGCAGCCGGCGTTACGGCTGGTAACATTGTAGACGAAAATGGCCTGGACGTGGCGTTGACGCCTATGCAGGTACTCGCCTTGGCTCAGCCATTTGTGAAAGAAAAACTAAACGGAAGCAATTTACCAACCCAATAA
- a CDS encoding BatD family protein, which yields MKKGIAVFCWILLWAGTCWGQTLSIEYGPATIPIDQYFTISVKASPNKPAKVEGFPEVEGFQKSTRQLSSSTYKTGEQITVVYTLTQRYAPLKEGEFNVKPFTLTVDGKTVAGKAIKVKVGPPQPVKPAQDSLPAAPLVAPAPEFVDVKENAFLTLYVPKKRVFVGESVPVSLWFYVADTDLGLLDFYQFETQIMDIVRQLKQRSAWEEVLEQQEIQPEKIKVGDKAFTRFKLYESVLFPITAQALQFPGVQLQMVKYKVAKNPSLLTQNRLPEYKTYSTAPQSIAVQPLPPHPLKDQVPVGVFRLQEQLSRNAISVNQNGVYQFKVEGEGNIGALPPPHTLWASSGIEIYPPEVRQYKNAANGRISGGKTFRYFIVGRHPGTYPFKTLFQWVYFNPVTARYDTLQPKLTLRVRGQEDQNAFIRAQDVGNFYDIIENESNTLAGLDHMQEARRYTNIALAVVLVVALFIFIKKNS from the coding sequence ATGAAAAAGGGAATTGCGGTCTTCTGTTGGATATTGCTCTGGGCAGGCACCTGCTGGGGGCAGACCCTGTCCATTGAGTACGGCCCGGCCACTATTCCCATAGACCAGTATTTTACCATCTCTGTTAAGGCATCGCCTAACAAACCGGCCAAGGTAGAGGGTTTTCCTGAGGTGGAGGGATTTCAGAAAAGCACCCGCCAGCTGTCTTCGTCTACCTATAAAACCGGAGAGCAGATTACGGTGGTGTACACGCTCACGCAGCGCTATGCTCCGCTCAAAGAAGGCGAGTTTAACGTGAAACCGTTTACCCTCACGGTAGACGGCAAGACGGTGGCCGGCAAGGCCATTAAGGTGAAGGTTGGCCCGCCGCAGCCGGTCAAGCCCGCCCAGGATTCACTGCCCGCCGCCCCCCTGGTGGCCCCCGCACCAGAATTTGTAGACGTGAAGGAGAATGCCTTCCTCACCTTGTATGTGCCCAAAAAGCGTGTGTTTGTGGGGGAAAGCGTGCCTGTCTCTCTCTGGTTCTACGTAGCCGACACCGACCTTGGCTTGCTGGACTTCTATCAGTTTGAAACGCAGATCATGGACATTGTGCGCCAGTTAAAGCAGCGGAGCGCCTGGGAAGAAGTGCTGGAGCAACAGGAAATCCAACCCGAAAAAATAAAAGTAGGAGACAAGGCCTTTACCCGGTTCAAGCTGTATGAGTCGGTGCTGTTTCCTATTACGGCGCAGGCGCTGCAGTTCCCGGGGGTGCAACTGCAGATGGTCAAGTACAAAGTAGCCAAGAACCCCAGCCTGCTCACCCAGAATAGACTGCCAGAATATAAAACCTACAGCACGGCGCCGCAGTCCATAGCGGTGCAGCCTTTGCCGCCGCATCCGCTCAAAGACCAGGTGCCGGTGGGCGTGTTCAGATTGCAGGAACAACTGTCTAGAAACGCCATCTCAGTGAACCAGAACGGGGTGTACCAGTTTAAAGTGGAGGGCGAAGGGAACATTGGCGCGCTGCCGCCGCCACATACGTTGTGGGCTTCCAGTGGAATAGAAATCTACCCGCCCGAGGTGCGCCAGTACAAGAACGCCGCCAATGGCAGAATCTCTGGCGGGAAGACTTTCCGGTATTTTATTGTGGGCCGGCACCCGGGCACGTACCCTTTCAAGACCTTGTTTCAGTGGGTGTATTTCAATCCTGTTACCGCGCGCTATGATACCTTGCAACCCAAACTGACCCTTCGGGTGCGCGGACAGGAAGACCAGAATGCCTTCATCAGGGCGCAGGACGTAGGCAATTTCTACGACATCATTGAAAACGAAAGCAACACCCTGGCCGGGTTAGACCATATGCAGGAGGCCCGGCGCTATACCAACATCGCCCTGGCGGTAGTGCTGGTGGTGGCCCTGTTTATATTTATCAAGAAGAACTCATGA
- the aroC gene encoding chorismate synthase, whose amino-acid sequence MSNTYGSIFRITTFGESHGTAVGVVVDGCPAGLPITIEEIQQALDRRRPGQSKITTPRDEKDQVQILSGIFNGQTQGTPIALTVFNKDQASHDYTHIEQAYRPSHADYTYTAKYGSRDHRGGGRSSARETLARVAAGVLAQKFLAQQGIQITAYVSQVGNIHAPADYAQLDLGQVDSNIVRCPDPETAQAMIQLIEETRDNLDTVGGVITCVIKGVPAGLGEPVFDKLHAELGKAMLSINAVKGFEYGSGFAGVSMYGSQHNDAFYTDENGQVKTRTNHSGGIQGGISNGQDIYFRVAFKPVATILQPQTSIDQSGQEITLQGKGRHDPCVLPRAVPIVDAMAALVLADFVLRQRANKMN is encoded by the coding sequence ATGAGCAATACCTACGGATCTATCTTCAGGATTACCACCTTCGGGGAATCACATGGCACGGCGGTGGGCGTGGTGGTAGACGGCTGCCCCGCCGGCTTGCCAATTACCATTGAAGAGATCCAACAAGCCCTGGATAGACGCCGACCGGGTCAGTCCAAAATCACCACGCCCCGCGATGAGAAAGACCAGGTGCAGATTTTGTCGGGTATTTTCAACGGACAGACGCAGGGCACGCCCATTGCGCTCACGGTCTTCAACAAGGACCAGGCCAGCCATGACTACACGCACATTGAGCAAGCCTACCGGCCATCACACGCAGATTACACCTACACCGCCAAATATGGCTCCCGCGACCACCGCGGCGGCGGCCGCAGCTCCGCCCGTGAAACGCTGGCCCGCGTGGCCGCTGGCGTACTGGCGCAGAAGTTTCTGGCGCAGCAGGGCATTCAAATCACCGCCTACGTGTCACAGGTAGGCAACATTCACGCTCCGGCAGATTATGCTCAGCTAGATTTGGGCCAGGTAGACAGCAATATTGTGCGCTGCCCAGACCCAGAAACTGCCCAAGCCATGATTCAGTTGATAGAAGAAACCAGAGATAACCTAGATACGGTGGGGGGTGTGATTACCTGCGTCATAAAAGGCGTACCGGCCGGGTTGGGCGAACCGGTGTTTGACAAGTTGCACGCCGAGCTAGGCAAGGCCATGCTGAGTATTAACGCGGTGAAGGGCTTTGAGTACGGCAGCGGGTTTGCCGGCGTGAGCATGTACGGCTCGCAGCACAATGACGCTTTCTACACCGATGAGAATGGCCAGGTAAAAACGCGTACCAACCACTCAGGCGGTATTCAAGGAGGGATTTCTAACGGGCAGGACATCTACTTCAGAGTGGCGTTCAAACCTGTGGCTACCATTTTGCAACCCCAGACCAGCATTGACCAGAGCGGGCAGGAGATCACGCTGCAAGGCAAAGGCCGCCATGACCCGTGCGTGCTACCTAGAGCGGTGCCCATTGTAGACGCCATGGCCGCCCTGGTGCTGGCCGATTTCGTGCTCAGACAGCGGGCCAATAAAATGAACTAG